The following proteins come from a genomic window of Diorhabda carinulata isolate Delta chromosome X, icDioCari1.1, whole genome shotgun sequence:
- the LOC130901192 gene encoding 60S acidic ribosomal protein P0, whose protein sequence is MGREDKATWKSNYFTKLIQLLEDYPKCFIVGADNVGSKQMQQIRISLRGSAVVLMGKNTMMRKAIKGHLDRNSALEKILPHIKGNVGFVFTRNDLVEIRDKLLENKVKAPARAGAIAPLPVVIPAQNTGLGPEKTSFFQALSIPTKISKGTIEIINDVHILKPGDKVGASEATLLNMLNISPFSYGLQVEQVYDSGTVFAPAILDIKPEDLRETFLAGVANLAAVCLSIGYPTIASAPHSIANGLKNLLAIAAVTDIDFKEAATIKEYIKDPSKFTVAAPVAAAPAAAPVEAKKEEKKEESESEDDDMGFGLFD, encoded by the exons ATGGGTAGGGAGGACAAGGCTACTTGGAAGTCAAACTACTTCACTAAACTTATC CAATTACTGGAAGATTACCCAAAGTGTTTCATTGTGGGCGCTGACAATGTCGGCTCGAAGCAAATGCAGCAAATCCGTATATCTCTCCGAG GTAGTGCCGTGGTCCTTATGGGAAAAAATACCATGATGCGTAAAGCCATCAAAGGTCATCTGGATCGCAACTCTGCCTTAGAAAAGATCCTGCCTCACATCAAAGGAAATGTTGGTTTTGTTTTCACTAGAAATGACTTGGTTGAAATCAGAGACAAACTATTGGAAAATAAGGTAAAAGCTCCTGCTAGAGCTGGTGCTATTGCTCCTTTGCCTGTAGTGATTCCCGCACAAAACACTGGATTGGGACCCGAAAAAACATCTTTCTTCCAGGCTTTGAGTATTCCAACTAAAATTTCTAAAG GAACCATCGAAATTATCAATGATGTCCACATCTTGAAACCTGGTGATAAAGTAGGAGCTTCTGAAGCAACTCTACTTAACATGTTGAATATTTCTCCTTTTTCGTATGGTCTCCAAGTAGAACAAGTTTATGATTCAGGTACTGTTTTTGCTCCTGCGATATTGGACATCAAACCTGAAGATTTGAGGGAAACTTTCTTGGCTGGAGTTGCCAATTTGGCTGCTGTATGTTTGAGCATAGGTTATCCAACTATTGCTTCTGCACCACACAGCATTGCCAATGGACTCAAGAACTTGTTGGCTATTGCCGCTGTTACAGATATTGACTTCAAAGAGGCCGCGACTATCAAGGAATACATCAAG GATCCAAGCAAATTCACCGTTGCAGCTCCAGTAGCCGCTGCACCAGCTGCTGCTCCCGTTGAAGCCAAGAaggaagaaaagaaagaagaatcTGAGAGCGAGGATGACGATATGGGTTTCGGTCTTTTTGACTAA